The Lycium ferocissimum isolate CSIRO_LF1 chromosome 10, AGI_CSIRO_Lferr_CH_V1, whole genome shotgun sequence genome window below encodes:
- the LOC132035128 gene encoding protein TIFY 9-like isoform X1 has protein sequence MARSAVELDFFSMEKESNDAKHENGISFGDIRSVILKTNPEVLKTAISREDYSQLALFSPTSRLHCGLQNGTKTAPLTIFYDGTAAVYDVTSDEAEGILRFAERSKIMDAFSPREQLFVESLSGDLPLARRNSLHRFLEKRKERLTVVSPYGFPQPPIYGSLAHTASKSKN, from the exons atggcgaGATCAGCAGTGGAACTCGATTTCTTCAGCATGGAGAAAGAGTCTAATGATGCAAaacatgaaaatggaataaGCTTTGGag ATATTCGAAGTGTGATTTTGAAGACCAATCCTGAAGTTCTGAAGACTGCAATTTCAAGGGAAGATTACTCTCAATTGGCCCTTTTTAGTCCTACTTCAAG GCTTCATTGTGGCTTGCAAAATGGCACAAAAACTGCACCTTTGACCATTTTCTACGATGGAACAGCTGCGGTTTACGATGTTACCAGTGACGAG GCGGAAGGAATTCTAAGGTTTGCAGAAAGGTCAAAAATTATGGATGCGTTTTCTCCAAGAGAGCAATTGTTTGTGGAATCATTAAGTGgag ATCTACCATTGGCAAGGAGAAACTCCTTGCATAGATTCTTGGAGAAGCGAAAAGAGAG GCTGACTGTGGTGTCACCTTATGGTTTCCCCCAGCCCCCTATCTATGGTTCTTTAGCTCATACAGCCTCTAAAAGCAAGAATTAG
- the LOC132035128 gene encoding protein TIFY 9-like isoform X2, whose amino-acid sequence MARSAVELDFFSMEKESNDAKHENGISFGDIRSVILKTNPEVLKTAISREDYSQLALFSPTSRLHCGLQNGTKTAPLTIFYDGTAAVYDVTSDEAEGILRFAERSKIMDAFSPREQLFVESLSGG is encoded by the exons atggcgaGATCAGCAGTGGAACTCGATTTCTTCAGCATGGAGAAAGAGTCTAATGATGCAAaacatgaaaatggaataaGCTTTGGag ATATTCGAAGTGTGATTTTGAAGACCAATCCTGAAGTTCTGAAGACTGCAATTTCAAGGGAAGATTACTCTCAATTGGCCCTTTTTAGTCCTACTTCAAG GCTTCATTGTGGCTTGCAAAATGGCACAAAAACTGCACCTTTGACCATTTTCTACGATGGAACAGCTGCGGTTTACGATGTTACCAGTGACGAG GCGGAAGGAATTCTAAGGTTTGCAGAAAGGTCAAAAATTATGGATGCGTTTTCTCCAAGAGAGCAATTGTTTGTGGAATCATTAAGTGgag GCTGA